A single region of the Mycobacterium lentiflavum genome encodes:
- a CDS encoding acyltransferase family protein: protein MAVRQETASSPPSPAGDSPTRQIRRRGFRPDIEGLRAVAVVAVVLYHAGIPGTAGGFIGVDIFFVISGFLITGLLWREVSTAKTIALGRFYGARARRLLPAAATVAVATAIAAALVLPPLQARSVFLDGIASALYVGNYRFAHQGTDYLNAEAPSPFQHYWSLGVEEQFYLVWPVLIIGTAWLVGRMRRDAESDSGAKAAPYATVLALVAAASLATAVLWTRSSPPWAFFSLPTRAWELAVGGLVALSIEQWRRLPVLPAAIAGWGGLTLILLTCTQLGPATPYPGTAALLPVLGTALVIGGGCVTRSLGVGRLLCRPAMRAIGRVSYSWYLWHWPVLLLMPRLLGEAGLAARLAATAVSAGLAVITFHLVENPGRFAAALRRSAKTSLAVAGIASAATASACVLLLTVIPVPVGHGPAAAKATIMALPTAAPNADVQQTAIQQALAQVRDAVAKAAGLRAVPSNLDPPLAHAQADKAAVFVNGCVRSWRDIGQSECAAGDVGSPTTVALIGDSHAAMWNPGFAQVAEQRHWRLETMAKVTCPIQDLPIDSPYLGREYTECEQWRAQVLARVAAEHPRLVVLDMSRRYGGDFGFVSYDPAWIETLGRTVAQLRRTGATVLVLGPAPDPQSPVPTCLSGHLDDATACAPSRSVAVNDGGISAERAAATGNGGHYADLTDLFCTAQRCPMIVGNTLVFRDDNHVTTEYAQLLAPVLGALADGAITDG from the coding sequence GCCCGCCCTCACCAGCGGGCGATAGCCCCACCCGACAAATCCGGCGACGCGGCTTCCGCCCCGACATCGAGGGCCTGCGGGCCGTCGCGGTCGTTGCCGTAGTTCTGTACCACGCGGGCATTCCCGGTACCGCCGGCGGCTTCATCGGCGTCGACATTTTCTTCGTCATCTCCGGCTTCCTGATCACCGGCCTGCTGTGGCGCGAAGTCAGCACCGCGAAAACCATTGCGCTGGGCCGCTTTTACGGCGCGCGGGCCCGCCGGCTGTTGCCGGCAGCGGCCACCGTCGCCGTCGCCACCGCCATTGCGGCGGCCCTCGTGCTGCCGCCGTTGCAGGCCCGCAGCGTATTCCTCGACGGCATCGCCAGTGCGCTCTACGTCGGCAACTACCGGTTCGCCCACCAAGGCACCGACTACCTCAACGCCGAGGCGCCCTCGCCGTTCCAGCACTACTGGTCACTCGGCGTCGAGGAGCAGTTCTATCTGGTGTGGCCGGTGCTGATCATCGGCACCGCATGGTTGGTCGGGCGCATGCGGCGCGACGCTGAATCTGATTCCGGGGCCAAGGCGGCGCCGTACGCGACGGTGCTGGCGTTGGTCGCCGCGGCCTCGCTGGCGACGGCCGTGCTGTGGACCCGCAGTTCGCCGCCGTGGGCGTTCTTCTCGTTGCCCACCCGCGCCTGGGAGCTGGCCGTCGGTGGGCTCGTCGCGTTGTCGATCGAGCAGTGGCGCCGACTGCCGGTGCTGCCCGCGGCGATCGCCGGCTGGGGTGGCCTGACGCTGATCCTGCTGACCTGCACGCAGCTGGGCCCCGCCACGCCGTACCCGGGCACCGCGGCGCTGCTGCCGGTGCTGGGCACCGCGCTGGTAATCGGCGGCGGCTGCGTCACCCGCAGCCTCGGGGTCGGCCGGCTGCTGTGCCGGCCGGCGATGCGCGCGATCGGGCGGGTGTCGTACTCCTGGTACCTCTGGCATTGGCCGGTGCTGCTGCTGATGCCGCGGCTGCTGGGCGAAGCCGGCCTGGCGGCCCGATTGGCTGCGACCGCCGTCTCCGCCGGGCTCGCAGTGATCACGTTCCATCTGGTGGAGAATCCCGGCCGATTCGCCGCTGCGCTGCGCCGCTCGGCCAAGACGAGCCTGGCGGTGGCCGGGATCGCCAGTGCCGCCACCGCATCCGCCTGCGTGCTGTTGCTGACGGTGATACCGGTTCCGGTGGGCCACGGCCCGGCCGCGGCGAAGGCCACCATCATGGCGCTGCCCACCGCGGCCCCCAACGCCGATGTGCAGCAAACAGCCATCCAGCAGGCCCTGGCGCAGGTGCGCGACGCCGTCGCGAAGGCCGCCGGCCTGCGGGCCGTCCCGTCGAACCTGGATCCGCCGCTGGCCCACGCGCAGGCCGACAAGGCCGCCGTCTTCGTCAACGGCTGCGTGCGCTCCTGGCGCGACATCGGGCAAAGCGAGTGCGCGGCAGGCGACGTCGGCTCGCCGACGACGGTCGCGCTGATCGGCGACTCGCACGCCGCGATGTGGAACCCGGGCTTTGCGCAGGTCGCCGAGCAGCGGCACTGGCGACTGGAAACGATGGCCAAAGTGACCTGCCCGATCCAGGACCTGCCCATCGACAGCCCGTATCTGGGCCGCGAGTACACCGAGTGCGAACAGTGGCGCGCGCAGGTCCTGGCCCGGGTGGCCGCCGAGCATCCGCGGCTGGTCGTGCTGGACATGAGCCGGCGCTACGGCGGCGACTTCGGCTTCGTGTCCTACGACCCGGCGTGGATCGAGACGCTGGGTCGCACCGTCGCACAACTGCGGCGCACCGGCGCGACCGTCCTGGTTCTCGGCCCCGCCCCGGATCCGCAGTCCCCGGTGCCCACGTGCCTATCCGGACACCTGGACGACGCCACCGCCTGCGCGCCAAGCCGTTCGGTCGCGGTCAACGACGGCGGTATCTCCGCGGAGCGGGCCGCGGCCACCGGCAATGGCGGCCACTACGCCGACCTCACCGACCTGTTCTGCACAGCGCAGCGTTGCCCGATGATCGTCGGTAACACCCTGGT